Proteins found in one Brevibacillus brevis genomic segment:
- a CDS encoding peptidylprolyl isomerase, with amino-acid sequence MKKLVSLAVVASIAIPLLSPTFVQHAAANAIHDYRSEAQVNQFRPHGGDKQEVNDYIASLVKQRSNPAEVAKLVADDSLTNFAMKTYVEGLAQYKNIQVIEAKVDKLYTVTKEDAYNNYRAIVKFKYVGYTADNKAIEKTDYLGLARLGTDPVNWKAWGVIWQDSGIDVSDVKLIQLEKPRKGEEICVITTDAGVIKLRLFPNKAPKAVENFKTLAKKGQYNNMIFHRVINDFMIQAGDLKGPDGKELPSIYGESFEDEFSRDLFNFRGALSMGNAGPNTNSTHFYIVQSPKVDQEYLDLSALPLNAEAKYKEIGGRAYLDNRHTVFGHVFAGMEVVDKIAAQKTDENAKPIQNPIKVQKIEFVPYNE; translated from the coding sequence ATGAAAAAACTCGTTTCACTGGCAGTCGTTGCAAGTATTGCGATCCCGTTACTAAGTCCAACGTTTGTCCAACATGCTGCTGCAAATGCTATTCATGACTATCGTAGCGAAGCTCAGGTCAACCAGTTCCGCCCACATGGTGGAGATAAGCAGGAAGTGAATGATTACATAGCGTCCTTGGTGAAGCAACGATCCAATCCTGCTGAGGTAGCAAAGCTGGTGGCAGATGACTCCTTGACGAATTTTGCGATGAAAACCTATGTGGAAGGATTGGCGCAATACAAAAACATTCAGGTGATCGAAGCAAAAGTTGACAAGCTGTACACCGTCACGAAGGAGGACGCCTACAATAACTACCGTGCGATTGTGAAATTCAAATACGTCGGGTATACCGCAGATAACAAGGCCATTGAAAAAACGGATTATCTCGGTTTGGCCAGACTCGGTACAGACCCGGTGAACTGGAAGGCGTGGGGAGTCATTTGGCAGGACTCTGGCATCGATGTGTCAGATGTGAAGCTAATTCAGTTGGAGAAGCCACGCAAAGGCGAAGAAATATGCGTGATCACGACAGATGCCGGTGTGATCAAGCTGAGACTGTTCCCGAACAAAGCTCCAAAAGCGGTGGAAAACTTTAAGACTCTCGCCAAAAAAGGGCAGTACAACAATATGATTTTTCACCGTGTGATCAACGATTTCATGATTCAGGCGGGAGATTTGAAAGGGCCGGATGGCAAGGAGCTCCCGAGTATTTACGGCGAGTCCTTTGAGGACGAGTTTAGCAGGGATCTGTTCAATTTCAGAGGAGCGCTCAGTATGGGGAACGCTGGACCCAATACGAACAGCACGCATTTCTACATTGTACAAAGTCCCAAGGTAGATCAGGAGTACCTCGATTTGTCGGCGCTGCCGTTGAACGCAGAAGCAAAGTATAAAGAAATTGGCGGACGAGCTTACCTCGACAACCGCCACACTGTTTTTGGTCATGTATTTGCCGGGATGGAAGTCGTTGACAAGATCGCTGCCCAGAAAACAGATGAGAATGCAAAGCCCATCCAAAATCCGATCAAGGTGCAAAAGATCGAATTTGTCCCTTATAACGAATAA